The Paraphotobacterium marinum genome contains a region encoding:
- a CDS encoding DUF1107 family protein, producing the protein MRLFSYYSPLLIAKHIIRLFTGRIYIKGRGRFDFNNGFLQIPNQAKEKHYKTVCEINLQIKKLKAT; encoded by the coding sequence ATGAGGCTTTTTTCGTATTACTCACCACTTTTGATTGCAAAACATATTATAAGATTGTTTACAGGCAGAATTTATATCAAAGGGCGTGGTAGATTTGATTTCAATAATGGCTTTCTTCAGATTCCTAATCAAGCCAAAGAAAAGCATTATAAAACCGTATGCGAAATCAATCTTCAAATTAAAAAATTAAAAGCAACCTAA
- a CDS encoding FAD-dependent monooxygenase: protein MKRTRKRINASSRKVLKHRYFRKKENKSILNRDKEVWLSFESGEYLVSKLIVGADGGNSWVRGQLKIPTVEQDYDQFALTCDVLVEHSHSNTASQFFLSTGPLALLPKSNPKSYSIVWTLTPELARSYENLSKDKFHKKLLSASNGFVGKILESTNIRIRPLKMICAQQFIKDNAVLVGDAAHVFHPLAGLGVNLGIQDIASLNEVINQCIEKGTEVNDAKHLRHFERWRKSEAIKLISMLRVINDIFKSKNKIVNFFTKTGLCLIDNNSFIKNFFVKKALQVDFKPPKLSKKSE, encoded by the coding sequence ATAAAAAGAACTAGAAAAAGAATTAACGCTAGTAGTAGAAAAGTCCTCAAACATAGATATTTTCGAAAAAAAGAAAATAAATCTATTCTTAATAGAGATAAAGAAGTTTGGTTAAGTTTTGAATCAGGTGAATATTTAGTATCTAAATTAATTGTTGGTGCTGACGGAGGAAATTCTTGGGTTAGGGGTCAATTAAAGATTCCAACAGTTGAGCAGGACTATGATCAATTTGCACTTACTTGTGATGTTCTAGTTGAACACAGTCACAGTAATACAGCTTCGCAGTTTTTTTTATCTACGGGGCCACTTGCTTTGTTACCAAAGTCAAACCCTAAATCCTATTCTATTGTTTGGACTTTAACTCCTGAGTTAGCTAGAAGTTATGAGAATCTTAGTAAAGATAAATTTCATAAAAAATTATTATCTGCAAGTAATGGATTCGTAGGGAAAATCCTAGAATCAACTAATATACGGATTAGACCTTTAAAAATGATTTGCGCGCAACAATTTATAAAAGATAACGCTGTTTTAGTTGGTGATGCGGCACATGTATTTCATCCTCTGGCTGGGTTGGGTGTGAATTTGGGAATACAAGATATTGCATCATTAAATGAGGTTATAAATCAATGTATTGAAAAAGGCACTGAAGTCAATGATGCAAAACATTTACGACATTTCGAAAGGTGGCGCAAATCAGAAGCAATTAAATTAATTAGTATGTTGAGAGTCATAAACGACATATTTAAAAGTAAAAATAAGATAGTTAATTTTTTTACAAAAACTGGTTTATGTTTAATTGACAATAACTCTTTCATAAAAAATTTTTTCGTAAAAAAAGCTCTACAAGTTGACTTTAAACCCCCTAAGCTGTCTAAAAAAAGTGAATGA
- a CDS encoding NAD(P)-binding protein, which translates to MHPVAGQGFNLTIRDIYTVIKTLAQNEDPGSWSSLNSINKNRKIDQQNIIWFTEGLIHLFSNKELSFLEVWVYQLSIILIFYSNHLRSLLLKMNIKYYDIVIVGAGIVGLSLAASFRNSNLKVALVDKKNILQNKLHNNSDVVALNRASRNVLKNIGVNKDFIESSWSPYSNMFITNQDYTSKINFDTDKILDVSLGYIVNKKN; encoded by the coding sequence ATGCATCCCGTTGCAGGACAAGGTTTTAACTTAACCATAAGAGATATATACACCGTCATAAAGACATTAGCCCAAAATGAAGATCCAGGAAGTTGGAGTTCTCTTAATTCGATAAATAAAAATAGAAAAATTGACCAACAAAATATAATATGGTTTACAGAAGGTTTGATTCACTTATTTTCCAATAAAGAGTTGTCATTTTTAGAAGTTTGGGTCTATCAACTTTCAATCATTTTAATTTTTTACAGCAATCACTTAAGAAGTTTATTATTAAAGATGAATATTAAATATTATGATATTGTTATTGTGGGAGCAGGTATTGTTGGATTGAGTCTTGCTGCTTCATTTAGAAACTCTAACTTGAAAGTAGCTCTAGTCGATAAAAAAAATATTTTGCAAAATAAATTGCACAACAACTCCGATGTTGTTGCTCTGAATCGAGCTAGTAGAAATGTATTAAAAAATATCGGAGTAAACAAAGACTTCATCGAATCATCGTGGAGTCCTTACTCAAATATGTTCATCACAAATCAAGATTATACATCTAAAATTAATTTTGATACTGATAAGATATTAGACGTATCACTTGGTTATATCGTAAATAAAAAGAACTAG
- a CDS encoding Rossmann-fold NAD(P)-binding domain-containing protein — protein sequence MQKFKFNTKIFKQFAITADIIFESNNGNEAFERFTEEGPFALLPFSDNAMNMVWCLDEREKKVYSSLNDGELISLIQNKFGWKLGKICSVNNIAFYDLKRETIKNFFLIEYLISEVLQIRCIPLQDKVLT from the coding sequence ATGCAAAAATTTAAATTTAATACAAAAATTTTTAAACAATTTGCAATAACAGCAGACATTATATTTGAAAGTAATAATGGTAATGAAGCTTTTGAAAGGTTTACTGAAGAAGGTCCATTTGCCTTACTTCCTTTTTCTGATAATGCAATGAATATGGTGTGGTGTTTAGATGAGCGAGAAAAAAAAGTTTATTCTTCACTAAATGATGGGGAATTAATATCTCTAATCCAAAATAAATTTGGATGGAAACTCGGAAAAATTTGCTCGGTTAATAACATAGCATTTTATGATTTAAAGCGAGAAACTATTAAAAATTTTTTTCTCATAGAATACTTAATATCGGAAGTTTTGCAAATAAGATGCATCCCGTTGCAGGACAAGGTTTTAACTTAA